The Streptomyces sp. B3I8 nucleotide sequence TTCCCGCAGGTGCACGGTGCCGCGCTCGACGCCGCCGAACGGCTGCGGCACGTCGTCGAGACCGAGATCAACTGCCCCACCGAGAACCCGCTCATCGTCCCCGACGAGGACACCGCCTACCACCACGGCGGCTTCTACGCCGCACCTCTGGGCCTCGCCCTCGACGCAGCCGACCTCGCCCTGCTCGGCACCGCCCAGCTCTCCGCCGCGCGACTGGCCGGGCTCGGCCGCGCGGACCTCACCGGGCTGCCCGCCTTCCTCGCCGAGGGCCCCGCCGGGAGCTCCGGCACGATGATCATGGAGTACACCGCGCACTCCGCCCTCGCCGAACTGCGCGCGTCGGCGTCCCCCGCCTCGGCGGGCCACGCCGTGCTCTCCCACGGCCTGGAGGAGGCGGCCGGCTTCGCCTCCCAGGCGGCCCGCCAGGCCCTGCGCGCGGTGGACGCCTACCGTACGGTCCTGGCCTGCGAGCTCGTGGTGGCAGTACGGGCGCTGCGCCTGAGCGGCACCACGCCGGACATGCCGGCATTCACCGTGGCATCCGCCGTCCTCCCCCCACAAACGGAGGACCGCCCCCTGACCCCCGACATCTCCGAGGCAACAGACCTACTCCCGCACCTGGCCCACCTGTGACCCACCGCGCACAGGGGCGCGGGGAACCGCGCGCAACCACAACGCACCCGCACGGTGGGGGCCGTGCCGCCCGGCCAGGGGCCACTTCCTGGCATCCGGGGGCCTCACCCCCGTGAAGGGGTGCGGGGAACCGCGCGCAACCACAACGCCCCCGCACCGCGGGAGCCGTACCGCGCCCGGCCAGGGGGAACCGCCTCCCCATCCGGGGGCAGGGGCATCGCCGCGTATGCGGGGGCAGAGGGGCCCCGCCCGCCCCCAGCGAGGGAAACGCATCCCCCCACCCCCGCCGGCCGGGCCGACCGCCTCCCCACCCCCCGGCCCGAAAGGGTCAGCCCTTTCGGGCCACCGCTCCGTACATCGCGATGTCCTCGTCCCTGATCCCCTGCTCACCCGTCCCGTCCGGGTGCCACTTGTGCACCTGGACGATGCCGGGCTCGACCAGGTCGAGGCCCGCGAAGAACTCGTGCGCCTCGTCGATCGTCCGCAGCCGCATCGGCATGTTCCGCGCCTCGTACTCGCGGGCCACCCGTCCGACCTCCTGCGGTGCGAACTCGGCGGTGCCGATGGTCATCGCCAGGTAGCTCCCCGACGGCAGCGGCTCCAGCAGCCGCCGTACGACCCCCACCGCGTCGTCCACGTCGAGCATGAAGTGGACGATCGCGATGACTGTCAGGGCCACCGGCTGCGACAGGTCGAGCGTCTCCCGCAGTTCCGGCGCGTCCAGGATGCTCCCCGGGTCCCGCATGTCCGCCTCGACGTACGCGGTCTTCCCCTCGGGCGTGCTGGCCAGCAGCCCCTGGGAGAGGGTCAGCACGATCGGGTCGTTGTCGACGTAGACCACCCGGGACGCGGGCGCCACCGACTGGGCGATCTCGTGCAGGTTGGGGGAGGTGGGGATGCCGGTGCCGATGTCGAGGAACTGCCGGATCCCGGCCTCCTCGGCCAGCCACCGCACCGCGCGGTTCATCCAGTCGCGGTTGGCGCGCATGTGGATCGGGAGCGCCGGCCACTCCCGCGCCATGGCGTCGCCCGCCTCCTTGTCGGCCGGGTAGTAGTCCTTCCCGCCCAGGATGTAGTCGTAGATGCGCGCGGAATGCGCGCTCTCGGTGTCGATACGGTCGGCAGGCCATCCGTTGTCGGGCAACGCGGCCCTCCCATCACGTCGTAGGTGAAGTGGCAACGTCCACAGGAGACCAGGAGTTTCCGGGAACCCTCAAGTACCCCGGGAACCCCAAGTCCCTTGCTGACCAGGTCCGTTCACAGTTCCTTGCGGATCTCACGGAGCACGGACTCGGTCATGCGGGCCGGTGCCGCCTGCGCACCGAGCCGGTCCAGCGCCTCGCGGTACACCACCACGTCGTCCCGTTTGTCCAGATAGACGGCGCCCACCATCCCGTTCAGGTACACGATGTCCGGCAGTTCCCGGGCCCGGAACCGGAACACGTGGTAGGCACCCGCCCGCATCGCCGGGTGCGGACCGTTGGCGAAGGGCATGATCTGCACCGTCACCTGTGGCAGCCGGTTGACCTCCGTGAGGTGGTCGATCTGCTCCCGCATCACCTCCGTACCGCCCACCGGCCACCGCAGCACCGTCTCGTCCAGCACCACCCACACCCGCGGCACCGTCGGCCGTGACAGCAGCTCCTGCCGCCGCATCCGCAGCTGCACCCGCCGCTCGGTCGCCTCGGCCGACGCGTGCGGGTTCCCGGCGGTGATCAGCGCCCGCGCGTACGCCTCCGTCTGCAGCAGCCCCGGCACGAACTGCGGCTCGTAGGCACGGATCTGCAGGGCCGCCTGCTCCAGGCTCAGATACGCCGCGAACCAGTCCGGCAGCACGTCCCGGTAGGTGTGCCACCAGCCGCGCTTGTTGGCCTCGCGCGCGGACTTGAGGAAGGTGTCGATCTCCTGCTGGTCGGTGACGCCGTACGTCTGCAGCAGTTTCTCGACGTCCGGCAGCCGCAGCCGGGCCACCTTCGCGGACTCCATCCGCCGGATCGTCGAGTGGCTGACGCCGATCGCCTCACCGGCCTCCTCGAAGGTGAGCCCGGCCCGGCTGCGCAGTTCCTCGAGCTGACGGCCGAGGATCATGCGCAGCACGGACGGCGCTCCGCCCCAGTCGGTCTCCGCGGTCACGCCACCCCCTCACGTCGGGTTCACCTCGGGCACACATCATGTGCGGAGTCACAGTCTGTCACGACCGTCCGCCCGCCGAGGCGGCTTGTGCCCCACACATTGCAATTTTCAACTTGCCGGTTGCGGGCCGTCGTTGGCAGGTGCCACAGTGTCCATACCGTCAGGCATCGGCGAACGGCGACACGCGCAGTCCGGTGGGGGGACATGGGACTGCTGCCGGTCCCGTTCCGACGCGGGCCGACAGGGCCCCGTGACCATGGCGGGCCACCCCGGACCCGCGACGACGCACGGGCGGCAGCGCACCGGCACCGTCCGCGGTGCGACGGCAGACGAAAGGCGAACGGCGATGGCTCCGCCCTCCTCCCCGCAGCCGTTGGGCCG carries:
- a CDS encoding SAM-dependent methyltransferase, with protein sequence MPDNGWPADRIDTESAHSARIYDYILGGKDYYPADKEAGDAMAREWPALPIHMRANRDWMNRAVRWLAEEAGIRQFLDIGTGIPTSPNLHEIAQSVAPASRVVYVDNDPIVLTLSQGLLASTPEGKTAYVEADMRDPGSILDAPELRETLDLSQPVALTVIAIVHFMLDVDDAVGVVRRLLEPLPSGSYLAMTIGTAEFAPQEVGRVAREYEARNMPMRLRTIDEAHEFFAGLDLVEPGIVQVHKWHPDGTGEQGIRDEDIAMYGAVARKG
- a CDS encoding helix-turn-helix transcriptional regulator — its product is MTAETDWGGAPSVLRMILGRQLEELRSRAGLTFEEAGEAIGVSHSTIRRMESAKVARLRLPDVEKLLQTYGVTDQQEIDTFLKSAREANKRGWWHTYRDVLPDWFAAYLSLEQAALQIRAYEPQFVPGLLQTEAYARALITAGNPHASAEATERRVQLRMRRQELLSRPTVPRVWVVLDETVLRWPVGGTEVMREQIDHLTEVNRLPQVTVQIMPFANGPHPAMRAGAYHVFRFRARELPDIVYLNGMVGAVYLDKRDDVVVYREALDRLGAQAAPARMTESVLREIRKEL